The genomic region ttatctcgtttgatcaatgtaggtttgaagtctactttgtcagagataagtattgctactcctgcttgttttcgggggccattggcttgctaaatcttcttccagcctttcatcctaagcatatgcttatttctgtcagtgatatgagtctcctgtaagcaacaaattgttggatcttcttttttaatccattttgtcaaatgatgtcttttgatgggtgaattaagtccattaacattaagcgttagtactgataggtatgtggtgattcctgccatttagttgccttagttgtttgaaggtttgattgtgtgtacctaacttgatgttactctctactgtcttgcttttcttatcctgtggtttggtgctgtctgcattttcatagttaagttgggtgtcactttctgtgtgcaggatcccttgcagaatcttttgtaatggtggctttgtggtcacatattgttttagtttctgcttatcatggaagacttttattgctccatctattttgaatgatagctttgctgggtagagtatcctggggttgaagttattttcattcagggcccggaagatctcaccccacgctcttcttgcttttaatgtttctgttgagaagtctgctgtgattttgatgggtttacctttgtatgttacttgttttttctctcttacagccttcaatattctttccttagtttctgaacttgttgttttaatgatgatgtgttgtggagtagttctattttgatctggtctgtttggtgtcctggaggcctcttgtgtctgtatgggaatatctttctctagatttgggaaattttccgttattattttgttgaatatattatgcattcccttcgcttgcacctcttctccttcttcgatgcccatgattctcaagtttggtcttttgatggagtcagtgagttcttgcattttcttttcacaggtcttgagttgtttaattaatagttcttcggtttttcctttaattaccatttcatcttcaagttctgagattctgtcttctgtttgttctattctgctggattggccttccgttttgttttgcagttctgtttcgttcttttttctgaggttttccatatcctggcagttttcttctttattgttgtctatttttgtcctgagttcatttatccatttattcattgtgttctctctttcactttggtgtttatacagtgcttctatggtttcctttatttcttcttttgctttttcaaattctatttttattgtcttggaatttcttgagtgtctcctgtacattttggttgaccctatccagtatcatctctataaaattctcattgagtacttgtagtatgtcttcttttaaattattcttgtgggcttcattgggtcctttggcatagtttatcttcattttgttggagtctggatctgagtttctgttctcttcattcccctctggttcctgtactaattttttgctgtggggaaactggtttccctgttttttctgtcttcccatcattgtccttggtgttgttactgtccctgtactgtgtgtaattaagtattttctagcttgtaataataacaatggtaatatttagaatggaagagtgagctgagatggaaagcaagaagttaaagaaaaggggaaaacaaatatacagacaagagggagaaagcagaacaaggtatcagacaagagaatttcaaaggtataaacagggagtgttagtgtactaattgacagtaagctgaacagacattagagagacagagagaggattgaaaatcaaagataaaaaaataaaaaataagtaaatgaaagtaatatctatgaattaaaaatgaattaaaataaaatggaaaatagaaaattaaaaaaaaaaaaccaaaaaacttccaagtttatatgcaatgcagtttcagtcttaataatttgggtgtccgtctcaatctccagtcctggagttggtgcctcagatgttgttctgtagttgtctcatcaaaggggatgcataaagtagaacaaaactacacactcacacacacacacaaaagccccatcaagtgtccccagttcaaatgcaatacagtttcagtaagtttttcggcttgcaggtgtaattcggttgttctctcatcaaaggtagggagaaaaaaaaaagcgtctggagacagttctgagagtggtatctgcaactgtggcttgcctgcctgctgctctcagcctgtagctggcggcgttatttatgcagatctctggggtgagctagcactcacctggtcccacaggctttgtttgctcagagttctcctatgcatgagcctctgctacaggctttcccctttccaagcactgggaaaggtgacactgcccccacgttgtcaggcctgcgtatttacagttcatgtgggaggtggggcttcccccctctcctctgaagttttcctcccactgccactttcagaagctttcctgctcctgcttactgggcggtgctgctgctcctgccggccgccatgtttgtttacagttcacgtggaaagtgggtcttccctcctccactctcacaagcttccccgctcctggttgctgggcgcgcaccccgctcccgccagaggctctccggcccacctggcttgtttatttacagtcctgggaaggattcccttcccccaatcttcagcgctcagggcgccccaccctctttcccgcgtgtcttaactgttcttattgcttattactcagtttctctttttttttccccgggtggaggtcagtctgtccagggggctatgctgctctggcccaggcttgtctgtggggctactgcggtaccgcgaagctcacctggtccgtgtcttcccaagccatatgggcgccggccactggcggccccggaagccctcctcgtttctccgcttaacgtggagtggagattctctgcaccagctggagatgtggaggggtcaaagttatgccttttctcggtgattatgcctgcaaagtgtgtctccagcgtctctccaagatttcactataggagggtcgctttctgcttcctacctctagctgccatcttggaattccggGTTAATGAGGTATCTTAAgaatgggacccaagtctaaacacgaaattaatttttcatatgtACCTTACACAtacagcctgaaggtaattttatacagtagTATTTTAAGTGTCTGTGTTGTGACTGTCACATAAGGTCAGGAGTGGAATTTTCTATTTGTCAAATCATGTTGGCACTCAAAAATCGAAAAAATTTTGGATTTTAGAGTATTTAGAATTTCAGGTTTTAGGATGGGTACGATGTTCAACctgttgtgtgtgtgcatatttttaGTAATATGTCATTAACATCAAGCTAGTGGTTCCCCATCTTTTAACCCTAAACTTTAGACTTAGAagtttaataacttttttttttttttttgcaggatgaCACTATTCTTTATTTTGGGTTGACCACTTTATAACTATAATACATTTCTTGCAAAGGGAAATTTTAAGTAACAGAAATTACCCTAGAATTTTTGTTTAGTGCTTAATAACCTCAAAACACTTGGTGATCATAAATCACCATCCAGGAACTGGTATGTTTATGATAACACACATGGATGACTCATACAGTCAACCTAGCCAGGTAGTGGGGacacatactcactcacactcacacacaaaaacactTACAAAGGCTTCAAAGTGTTTTTGCATCTTCACAAATTTCATcctctataaaatattttcaacatttactgcaaaattccttttaaataaataacttccAAAACTTGACTCCTCAGATCCCTCATGTTTAGTCCACTGGACTTTATGGTCATTTGTACAATCGAGATTCCTTCCTTCAAAGTAGGATTCAACATACCAAGGAAAAGTCAGCCACGTGTACCTAGCACTGAAGCTGGCTTAGTCTGTAATTTGGGAAGGTGATTTCGTCACCATGTTACTCGGGGTTTTCCACAGTTTCCTGCCCTGTCCAAAAGCCAATGCATGGAGATTCCTTGCTGTTTCTCTATCTGCACTCATGGACTGACAGGATATTTTCCTGGGGTGGGAACCAGTTTTCCAACCATCAACAATCATTCCCCCAGACCTCCTGAGTGCCAGGGGTACAACACACTCTAGTGTAATCCTCAAACAGATGGCTCCCAGGGGTCAGTCATCACATGGGTACAGGATTTTACTAAGAGTAACCCCTCTCAGATGTCAcattgggttttcttttctcctggaaTTTACCTATAGCATCTAGCCTCTCCATTCAACTCTCAgcctatttttattacatttcagGGAGGCTTTAGGCACATGGGAATTTACAGGATTAGAATTCATGATTTAGGGACAAAGGTCAGAAAGACATATCCTAAAAATCAAAAAGTGCCTCAAAGTTTCCTGACTAAATGCATTCTCACAAGCTTCACTTAGGTGAACAGCACTTAGCTAAAGCACACACTCCCACTCAAGGGCTCTCCTATTAGGGAAAATGAAGCAGAAGACACAGTGCTACATGAGGGGAAGGAAGTCCACTGGAAAATACGACCCCTTTATACTGCCTtggacacaggaaaaaaattagccTCTATACTGCCCATGAATTCTCAATCCCATTCTGGCATTTCTGGTATAAATTCTAGTTACCCATTCCCAAAGTACAATTTTATTCTCAATATCCCTAGAGGGCAACCATTTCATTCTAAGTCAAATAGAGACCTCAGAAACATGGGGATAACTGACATCTGGTTGCTCAGTCTTTCCTAGACActcaaacaaaatggaaagctttgtctctcttttgtttttaaccaATTTTTACTCACCATATCATGTATTATAGCAAAACAGCATACATGccaaaaaggaagacctgacataAACCAAAATATCAAGTAAAAACATAATTCCTTTGTATTCAGATTCACACACAAATGTTTTATCAGTGTTACTAAAAACGAATACTTCCCTATGTTTCCCAGCATTTTTCATTCCCACGCCATAGCCATGTCCTAATTGTAGAAATTCCTCAATTTGTAATGAACAGTGCTATGCCAAAAAGACTGCAAACTACCTAAATGAAAAATGGTAACTGAAATATTGTTTTCCAGCCTAACTTCTAAAAACTGTAACCATCTTCCCTACTGCAAATCCACCTGTGAGggcatttcatttactttttgagaGCTACCTCACTAGTTTTCTAAGACTCATGTCTGAGTGCTTTCTGCAAAGGAAAGTGTGTTTATTACTTTGCAGGAATGCTCACAAGAGCCaagtataatttttctttgagacacTGTCCCATTATGTcacccaggttgacctcaaactcaccatctgcTTGCTTCCACCTCTGAATTGCTGGGATTAGAGGGATGCACCACCTCACCTGGCCCAAGGTAATTTTGCATGTGGAATTgccaaatttaaatataattcatagacttccccaccccttttcttctttagaaCAAATTTCCAGGTATACAATAGCAGGGATAAACAAAAGTTTTTCCATGTACATTGTTTTTATATTAGTTCTTCCCACTAAATGCACTCtcacaaaaacaaatttttgaaagtatggaagtaaaaggaatacattttGCCTGAAGGATTCTATGCTAGTTATACTCATACAGCTTCTCTTCGTTATGAGTTGCCTGATGCCTACTAAGTTTAGAGCTGTTGATGAAAGCTTTCCCACACTGATTGCAAGtaaagggtttctctccagtatgagttcGCTGATGTACAATAAGTCTAGCACTCAAGCTGAATGTTTTCCCACACTGGTTGcattcatagggcttctccccCGTATGAGTTCTCTGATGTTGAGTAAGGCATGAGCTCTGCCTGAAGGATTTCCCACACTGGCTGCATTCATAGGGCTTTTCTCCAGTATGAGTCCTCTGGTGCACTACGAGAACATAACTTTGGCTGAAGGATTTCCCACACTGGTTACAttcataaggtttctctccagtatgagtcCTCTGATGCATAACAAGGTGGGAGCTGCGGTTAAAAGACTTCCCACACTCATTACactcatagggcttctctccagtgtgtgtTCTTTGATGTGCTACCAGCTGAGAGCTCCAGCTGAAAGATTTCCCACATTGATTACATTCAAAAGGTTTTTCTCCTGTGTGAGTCCTCTGATGGGCTACAAGTTTATAACTTTGACTAAAGGATTTCCCACATTGGTTGCattcatagggtttttctccagtatgaattctttGATGTGCAATAAGTTTATAACTCTGGATAAACGATTTCCCACACTGATcacattcatagggcttctctccagtatgagttcTTTGATGTGCAATAAGTTTGTAGCTCTGCCTGAATGACTTCCCACACTGGCTGCACTCAtaaggcttctctccagtgtgagttctctgGTGCACCACAAGGACGTAGCTCTGGCTAAAGGATTTGCCACACTGGTTACACctatagggcttctctccagtatgTGTTCTTTGGTGGGAAACCAGATGTGAGCTTCGGCTGAAGGATTTCCCACATTCATTGCATTCATAAGGCTTCTCACCTGTATGAGTTCTCTGATGAGCAACAAGGTGTGAGCTCCAGCTGAAGGATTTCCCACACTGATTACACTCAAAGGGTTTCTCTTCAGAATGGTTTCTTGTGTTTTGAACAAGGGGAGATGTTATACTACATTTATATTGACTCTGCTCAACAGTCATTCTCTGTTGTTCAAGGGATATATCACAGTTCAAAACTTGCCCACATTCCTTAAAGTCTAAGGTTTTACCTCCTGCatgaattttttcatgtatacTTAGAGATGTACCATGGGTAAAGGGCTGAATACTGTCATTCAATTCACAGGATTTATCTCTCTTTGAAGTTCTTGTAAAGTGAATGAGGTGAATGTTCTGAGGGGTCTTTCCAAATTCATTGTTTTCACACATTTTATCACTGTCATTAATGTTCTGATGATTGCTTGCACAAGAACTATAATGCAATTTTCTAACATGTGataaatgtttatgaaaatgGTTTCTTATGGGTATCATCGGGAGCGAAATAAAACTGGAATTCAGACCACTCTTTTCTTCCAGTTCATTACTTTTGCAGATTCTCTCATGAATTACAGCTTTCCTTTGAGTGAATGCCACTTTCTGAAAAagtttctcttgtttttcctGCTGCTTCTCCACTTGATCCTTGCAATCACAAATGTCTTCACAGGAAGAAAGCCAAGGACCATCTCTTGTTAACCTTTCTATCTTCACTCCATGGGGTGATTCTTCATCAAAAATGCTCTGCTTTGAGGTTGATTCACTTCTTCCAAGTGCAGTTGCCAAGTCTGgaagaaagcaaaacaagacaCTCTAGACAAAAAAATTTTAGAGCTGGAACAGTgggataaaattcaaaatatatgtggatttgttttcatttgtggaCCTATAACCTGGGTTGAGAAGGCAAAAAAGTGGGAATTAGTATTAAATACAGCCTCGGAGCACAACAGGGCCTTCAAATGAAACTACTTTTACCTTAGTTTTGTCTGAATAAGCAAGACTTTGAATGCCAAGTACCTACATATTCCAAAATAAGATCACGTACAGGTTCTCAACCCAATTTTGAAATCCTTAGAAATGCAGCAGAAGATCCTTTCCATCCTCAGTAGTGCTAAACATGTTCACTAAAATGGGTTAGTACCTACATTTGTAGGAATTTCTGGAGGTGTGCAACTTACTAGAAAGTCAAAACATGAGCAAACTACTTTGTGAACCCAGAAAAAGGAATGTGCACTACTATCCCAGTTCTCTAAATACATTATAGGCTAATGTGACCCCATGGTTTCCTGAGATTCCAACTGAGTAAGAATATAGGTTTGCTCAGAGGCAGAAGCCTGAGTGGCATTTAAGTAATACAGTggaagaaataaaccaagccttgtatgcacatatgaataataaaaaaaaaagaaaaaaagaaaaaaaaaaagtaatacagtGGAGATAACAACAGGAAAAAGTGGTCATCTGGACCTTCCATCAGGATATGGGGGAAAGTGGCATCCTACAGGGACTTCTCAAACATACTTTCTACACCTGTAATGATGCCTATGTGTCTGGTTCTCAAACTGGACATAAGTCTTGGGAAACTCTCTTTGTATTCTTCCCCTTGCTCCTCTGGCTTGAGATACTGATGGGGAAAAGAGTTAAGAAAATCACTACAGAACCTGGTGGCAGCCTTTGGCCTTTAGAAACCATGAGCTGAAAAACTCAAAATCAAGAAACTACCTTATCTACTCTACAAATCCAAGCTAACATTCACTGGGAAATAAAAAGCACAAATACAATCTGTGTATGGTCAAAGTATTCTGGTTGTTGAAGCCCACAGCTCTTAAAGGGGATGTGAAACATTTCAGTAGACACCCCTTAAGTAAGGGGGGATTATGTGCTTACCCCAAGAGATCAGGCCCCTGTGGTTCTCCAGGACCACATTTCTGTCTGAGGTCCTCTGAGCGGAGTTCCAAGTGCTCTGTTCCTCCTGAGTGAAGTCCACAGTAACAATTTTCAAGTTTATTCCCTCCTGAAACAGGACACAAATTCTTGCTCAGATGGGCATCATTTCTTATAGATGTCCATGGAGGAGGAAACATTTGACAGGAAGTAGAAAAATCTAATGACCTGGAAATTATCTTGAGACTGTCAGTTTTCAAAGGATTCTAGTCAAAGTATACAAATGGGTTTTGGGTTTTGGATGCTGAATCAGTTTTAACAACCTCAAAGAGGAACACCAGATAAGAACTGATATAATTTGCTTCCTCTCTTGTCTACtttaaacaaaatgtttattATGAATTTTGCACTGGTGAATTTCCACTTAGATATTCCCTCTAAATTCCCAAGAAACTAACAGAACAAGGGTGaacaaatttttttctgtcaaagGCCTTGCAGGTCATACAGTCTCCATCACAACTACTCAACTATGCTACTATATAACAAGAAAGAAGTCatggaaaatatataaataaatggatgaGGCTATATTacagtaaaaatttattttaaaaaacaggcaGTGGATAAGATTTGGTCCACAGGCTATGAGACAGAAGGTGATAGATAAGCCTCAATGAAAGACAACAGGTATAATTCAAGAGCACAGGACTTAGAAGAACAGTCTTGGATTTTCTCACCTTTAAAGAACATCTATCTGAACCAGAATTCTGAATTCTGAGTTTTACTACAATTATATCAACTTACTTCAACAATAATTAGGTAAACAAAATTTGTAATTTGACAACCTGTCTTTTAATGGTGAATTTATTAGGCATAATCACACCCCCTCAGAAGGTTTAGTGAATTCACTGTACTGTAAAGTTTactaaatcaacaacaaaagctggtgattattattattattattattattaggtcTGAGAGCTCTGAAAGACTAAATGACA from Castor canadensis chromosome 16, mCasCan1.hap1v2, whole genome shotgun sequence harbors:
- the Znf180 gene encoding zinc finger protein 180 isoform X3, producing the protein MNCTPLGLDESMEGQDQKPPEPLKACVQMGSCCIAQDSLLPQEIIIKVEEEDAESLAIPPQEGINLKIVTVDFTQEEQSTWNSAQRTSDRNVVLENHRGLISWDLATALGRSESTSKQSIFDEESPHGVKIERLTRDGPWLSSCEDICDCKDQVEKQQEKQEKLFQKVAFTQRKAVIHERICKSNELEEKSGLNSSFISLPMIPIRNHFHKHLSHVRKLHYSSCASNHQNINDSDKMCENNEFGKTPQNIHLIHFTRTSKRDKSCELNDSIQPFTHGTSLSIHEKIHAGGKTLDFKECGQVLNCDISLEQQRMTVEQSQYKCSITSPLVQNTRNHSEEKPFECNQCGKSFSWSSHLVAHQRTHTGEKPYECNECGKSFSRSSHLVSHQRTHTGEKPYRCNQCGKSFSQSYVLVVHQRTHTGEKPYECSQCGKSFRQSYKLIAHQRTHTGEKPYECDQCGKSFIQSYKLIAHQRIHTGEKPYECNQCGKSFSQSYKLVAHQRTHTGEKPFECNQCGKSFSWSSQLVAHQRTHTGEKPYECNECGKSFNRSSHLVMHQRTHTGEKPYECNQCGKSFSQSYVLVVHQRTHTGEKPYECSQCGKSFRQSSCLTQHQRTHTGEKPYECNQCGKTFSLSARLIVHQRTHTGEKPFTCNQCGKAFINSSKLSRHQATHNEEKLYEYN
- the Znf180 gene encoding zinc finger protein 180 isoform X5, translating into MEGQDQKPPEPLKACVQDSLLPQEIIIKVEEEDAESLAIPPQEGINLKIVTVDFTQEEQSTWNSAQRTSDRNVVLENHRGLISWDLATALGRSESTSKQSIFDEESPHGVKIERLTRDGPWLSSCEDICDCKDQVEKQQEKQEKLFQKVAFTQRKAVIHERICKSNELEEKSGLNSSFISLPMIPIRNHFHKHLSHVRKLHYSSCASNHQNINDSDKMCENNEFGKTPQNIHLIHFTRTSKRDKSCELNDSIQPFTHGTSLSIHEKIHAGGKTLDFKECGQVLNCDISLEQQRMTVEQSQYKCSITSPLVQNTRNHSEEKPFECNQCGKSFSWSSHLVAHQRTHTGEKPYECNECGKSFSRSSHLVSHQRTHTGEKPYRCNQCGKSFSQSYVLVVHQRTHTGEKPYECSQCGKSFRQSYKLIAHQRTHTGEKPYECDQCGKSFIQSYKLIAHQRIHTGEKPYECNQCGKSFSQSYKLVAHQRTHTGEKPFECNQCGKSFSWSSQLVAHQRTHTGEKPYECNECGKSFNRSSHLVMHQRTHTGEKPYECNQCGKSFSQSYVLVVHQRTHTGEKPYECSQCGKSFRQSSCLTQHQRTHTGEKPYECNQCGKTFSLSARLIVHQRTHTGEKPFTCNQCGKAFINSSKLSRHQATHNEEKLYEYN
- the Znf180 gene encoding zinc finger protein 180 isoform X4 — translated: MEGQDQKPPEPLKACVQMGSCCIAQDSLLPQEIIIKVEEEDAESLAIPPQEGINLKIVTVDFTQEEQSTWNSAQRTSDRNVVLENHRGLISWDLATALGRSESTSKQSIFDEESPHGVKIERLTRDGPWLSSCEDICDCKDQVEKQQEKQEKLFQKVAFTQRKAVIHERICKSNELEEKSGLNSSFISLPMIPIRNHFHKHLSHVRKLHYSSCASNHQNINDSDKMCENNEFGKTPQNIHLIHFTRTSKRDKSCELNDSIQPFTHGTSLSIHEKIHAGGKTLDFKECGQVLNCDISLEQQRMTVEQSQYKCSITSPLVQNTRNHSEEKPFECNQCGKSFSWSSHLVAHQRTHTGEKPYECNECGKSFSRSSHLVSHQRTHTGEKPYRCNQCGKSFSQSYVLVVHQRTHTGEKPYECSQCGKSFRQSYKLIAHQRTHTGEKPYECDQCGKSFIQSYKLIAHQRIHTGEKPYECNQCGKSFSQSYKLVAHQRTHTGEKPFECNQCGKSFSWSSQLVAHQRTHTGEKPYECNECGKSFNRSSHLVMHQRTHTGEKPYECNQCGKSFSQSYVLVVHQRTHTGEKPYECSQCGKSFRQSSCLTQHQRTHTGEKPYECNQCGKTFSLSARLIVHQRTHTGEKPFTCNQCGKAFINSSKLSRHQATHNEEKLYEYN
- the Znf180 gene encoding zinc finger protein 180 isoform X2 — its product is MRRIQAASWKWGCTPLGLDESMEGQDQKPPEPLKACVQDSLLPQEIIIKVEEEDAESLAIPPQEGINLKIVTVDFTQEEQSTWNSAQRTSDRNVVLENHRGLISWDLATALGRSESTSKQSIFDEESPHGVKIERLTRDGPWLSSCEDICDCKDQVEKQQEKQEKLFQKVAFTQRKAVIHERICKSNELEEKSGLNSSFISLPMIPIRNHFHKHLSHVRKLHYSSCASNHQNINDSDKMCENNEFGKTPQNIHLIHFTRTSKRDKSCELNDSIQPFTHGTSLSIHEKIHAGGKTLDFKECGQVLNCDISLEQQRMTVEQSQYKCSITSPLVQNTRNHSEEKPFECNQCGKSFSWSSHLVAHQRTHTGEKPYECNECGKSFSRSSHLVSHQRTHTGEKPYRCNQCGKSFSQSYVLVVHQRTHTGEKPYECSQCGKSFRQSYKLIAHQRTHTGEKPYECDQCGKSFIQSYKLIAHQRIHTGEKPYECNQCGKSFSQSYKLVAHQRTHTGEKPFECNQCGKSFSWSSQLVAHQRTHTGEKPYECNECGKSFNRSSHLVMHQRTHTGEKPYECNQCGKSFSQSYVLVVHQRTHTGEKPYECSQCGKSFRQSSCLTQHQRTHTGEKPYECNQCGKTFSLSARLIVHQRTHTGEKPFTCNQCGKAFINSSKLSRHQATHNEEKLYEYN
- the Znf180 gene encoding zinc finger protein 180 isoform X1, translating into MRRIQAASWKWGCTPLGLDESMEGQDQKPPEPLKACVQMGSCCIAQDSLLPQEIIIKVEEEDAESLAIPPQEGINLKIVTVDFTQEEQSTWNSAQRTSDRNVVLENHRGLISWDLATALGRSESTSKQSIFDEESPHGVKIERLTRDGPWLSSCEDICDCKDQVEKQQEKQEKLFQKVAFTQRKAVIHERICKSNELEEKSGLNSSFISLPMIPIRNHFHKHLSHVRKLHYSSCASNHQNINDSDKMCENNEFGKTPQNIHLIHFTRTSKRDKSCELNDSIQPFTHGTSLSIHEKIHAGGKTLDFKECGQVLNCDISLEQQRMTVEQSQYKCSITSPLVQNTRNHSEEKPFECNQCGKSFSWSSHLVAHQRTHTGEKPYECNECGKSFSRSSHLVSHQRTHTGEKPYRCNQCGKSFSQSYVLVVHQRTHTGEKPYECSQCGKSFRQSYKLIAHQRTHTGEKPYECDQCGKSFIQSYKLIAHQRIHTGEKPYECNQCGKSFSQSYKLVAHQRTHTGEKPFECNQCGKSFSWSSQLVAHQRTHTGEKPYECNECGKSFNRSSHLVMHQRTHTGEKPYECNQCGKSFSQSYVLVVHQRTHTGEKPYECSQCGKSFRQSSCLTQHQRTHTGEKPYECNQCGKTFSLSARLIVHQRTHTGEKPFTCNQCGKAFINSSKLSRHQATHNEEKLYEYN